A genomic segment from Candidatus Desulfarcum epimagneticum encodes:
- the cdhE gene encoding Inorganique carbon fixation via Wood-Ljungdahl pathway CdhE (Evidence 2a : Function from experimental evidences in other organisms), with protein sequence MALTGIQIFKLLPKTNCKECGVPTCLAFAMNLASGKAELDSCPYVSDEAREQLSEASAPPIRPVLIGKGVRAKTVGGETVQYRHEKTFYNPTLLGALVASDISDSDLEAKLKMWNAFQFERVGLNLRPELVAVKDVNQDAAAFAQTAKTIAETSEFNVVLMSGDPEVMKAGVEACGFKRPLVYASAADKIEAFGEIARENDLPIAFKADSVEAAAALADQLIGMGLKDIVLDPGSRELKQSLEDLVAIRRASLKDGNRSVGFPVITFPCEMADNLDMETLIAGMQIAKYGAISILSDFTGESLFPLLLERLNIYTDPQRPMTVTEGIYEIGSPDENSPVLVTTNFALTYFIVSGEIEGSRVPTWLLIKDSEGLSVMTAWAAGKFSGDDVGLFVKKSGIADKVGHKELIIPGYAAAIAGDVEEELPDWTITVGPRDAAHIPAFLKAR encoded by the coding sequence ATGGCATTAACCGGTATTCAGATTTTTAAACTCCTGCCCAAGACCAACTGCAAGGAGTGCGGCGTCCCGACATGCCTGGCGTTCGCCATGAACCTGGCGTCGGGCAAGGCCGAGCTGGACAGCTGCCCGTATGTGTCGGACGAGGCCAGAGAGCAGCTCTCCGAAGCCTCGGCTCCGCCCATCCGCCCGGTTCTCATTGGAAAAGGCGTCCGGGCCAAGACCGTGGGAGGGGAGACGGTTCAGTACAGGCATGAAAAAACCTTTTACAATCCCACCCTCCTGGGCGCTTTGGTCGCGTCCGATATTTCCGATTCGGACCTTGAAGCCAAGCTCAAAATGTGGAACGCGTTTCAGTTTGAGCGTGTGGGCCTGAATCTGCGGCCCGAGCTGGTGGCCGTGAAGGATGTGAATCAGGACGCGGCCGCGTTTGCCCAAACCGCCAAAACCATCGCCGAAACCTCGGAGTTCAACGTGGTTTTGATGAGCGGGGACCCCGAGGTCATGAAGGCCGGCGTGGAGGCCTGCGGCTTCAAACGCCCCCTGGTCTACGCGTCCGCGGCGGACAAAATCGAGGCCTTTGGCGAGATCGCCAGGGAAAACGATCTGCCTATCGCGTTCAAGGCCGATTCCGTGGAAGCCGCGGCGGCCCTGGCGGACCAGCTCATAGGCATGGGACTCAAAGACATTGTGCTTGATCCGGGCTCCAGGGAACTCAAACAGTCTCTGGAAGATCTGGTGGCCATCCGGCGCGCCTCTTTGAAGGACGGAAACCGTTCAGTGGGTTTCCCGGTCATCACTTTCCCGTGCGAAATGGCCGACAATCTCGACATGGAGACCCTCATCGCCGGCATGCAGATCGCCAAGTACGGCGCCATCTCGATTCTGTCCGATTTTACCGGCGAGTCTCTTTTTCCGCTTCTTCTCGAAAGGCTCAACATCTACACGGATCCCCAGCGCCCCATGACCGTGACCGAGGGCATTTACGAAATCGGCTCTCCCGATGAAAATTCCCCGGTTCTGGTCACCACCAATTTCGCCCTCACCTACTTCATCGTGTCCGGCGAAATCGAGGGCAGCCGGGTTCCCACGTGGCTGTTGATCAAGGACTCCGAAGGACTGTCCGTCATGACGGCATGGGCGGCCGGGAAATTCTCCGGGGACGACGTGGGCCTTTTCGTCAAGAAATCGGGCATCGCCGACAAGGTCGGCCACAAGGAGCTGATCATTCCCGGTTACGCGGCGGCCATCGCCGGCGACGTGGAAGAGGAGCTTCCGGACTGGACCATCACGGTGGGACCCAGGGACGCCGCGCACATCCCCGCGTTTTTGAAGGCCAGGTAG